TCCCGCTTGGCCAGCTCCAGCATCGCGACAAAGAGGCCACCGGTCTCGAAGATCTCGTCGGCGCGGGCCAGGTAGACCTCGTCCAGCGGGCGCTGCCCCAACTCCACCGCCGACACCTGCGAGCCGGAGTAGTGCGCCCGTTTGCCGAAGTCCTCCTGGCTCATACCGGCGGCGTTTCGCATTCGCCGTAACTGGGCCCGGATCAGTTCCGCCGTGGGTACGGGTTTGGTCGCCACACTTCCTCCACAATCTTGTGATCACCATTGTTGATCCACCTGGCGGCAGAACCGTCCGCATCGGCTCTGCCGGTTGCACCGCGAACCTCTATTGCAAGGTAGTGGGGTGAGGGCAGGCTGTCACTAGCGGAACCGTTCGGATTCAGTCGGCAAGTGACCGGGCGGAACTGCGGGGCCGCCCCGCTTCCCCACCCGCCCGTCGGGGCGGCCCCATTCCATTCCTTCGCGCAGCGAGGAGACAACCATGCAATTGCAGAATGACGAGTCGACGCCGACCATCGAGCCGGCCGTCCCCGTCACGCCGCCGCGCGAGATGACCCCCGACCTGCCGCCGGCCCCGAGCACCCGGACACGCTCGACCAACCAGGGACGCGGCTACGGCGACAGCCCGCTGATGGTGATCGCCGTCGGCGTCTACGGTCGGCGTCGCAGCACCAGCCGCCCGGCATGAACGGACAGCTCCGGTCGATCTCTGTCGCGCGTAGTCGACACCAACTCCCGCGCCGGCCGCCATGAAGCGGAAATGTTCTACATGGAATTCCATGTACGCGCTGGTGGCGGCGCCGCCACCATTCCCGAAGCGTCGGACGGGAAGGAAAAATGTGTGCAACGACGATCACCTGACCGAGCCGCATCAGCATGACCCGGACTAGCATTGCCGCGACGCGTGGCCATGCGTGATTTTCCGGCGTCGACTGCGCGCGCTCTATCACCGCGAGCCGGAGAAGCTGACAATCTTCATGAGCCACTTCCGCGACCGGGCCGCCGCCGAGTTGCCCCACCTCACACCGGAACAGATCGACGCCCGCTTTCTCGGCTGGATCGACCGGCCGTCCCACCAACGGTCGGACCGACGTTCGATCTGAAGAGCCGGCGCGGGAGACAGGGCGGGGCGGCGTAGCCTGCCGCAGTGAGCACAAGTCGTAGTTACGGAGATCCGTCCGGCATTGCCCGAAGTCTCGACGTCGTGGGCGAACGCTGGGGCCTGCTGGTCGTACGCGACCTGCTGCCCGGCCCGAAGCAGTTCAGCGACCTGCTCGCCGGCCTGCCCGGGATCAGCCCCAACGTGCTGAGCAAGCGGCTACGCGAACTGGTCGAGGGTGGGGTGGTCGACTATCAGGACCTCGGCGCACCGGACCGGGTCCGGGTCTACGAGCTGACCGAGTGGGGCCGCGACCTGGAACCGGTGCTGCGCCACCTCGAACAGTGGGGACAGCGCGCCCCACTCCCACCCGCCGGACCCCCATCTCGTTGATCATGAAGTTAGCGCACCCGATCAGGCTGGATGGGGTCGCCAACTTCATGATCAACGAGGAGGGCGGGCGACGGCGAGGGCGGCGGGCGGTCTCGACGGCGGGGAGTCGGGATCAGTCGATCAGGGTGCGGCCGGTGAGGTGCAGGAAGACGTCCTCCAGGCTGCTGCGGCGGGCCAACGAGCTGGCCGGGGCCAG
The Micromonospora pisi DNA segment above includes these coding regions:
- a CDS encoding winged helix-turn-helix transcriptional regulator; the protein is MSTSRSYGDPSGIARSLDVVGERWGLLVVRDLLPGPKQFSDLLAGLPGISPNVLSKRLRELVEGGVVDYQDLGAPDRVRVYELTEWGRDLEPVLRHLEQWGQRAPLPPAGPPSR